A genomic segment from Nicotiana sylvestris chromosome 1, ASM39365v2, whole genome shotgun sequence encodes:
- the LOC138873622 gene encoding uncharacterized protein produces the protein MCVDYKDLNKACSKYSFPLSNIDRMIDTTAGHEEAEGISQCHNDTVVISILLNKIQVKRVLVDLGSSANIIKLRVVEQLGLQDQIVHASWVLNGLNMASETTKGEIILPINIVGTIQDTKFHVIEDDMRYNAFLERPWIHNMRVVPSTLHQIMKFPTEEGVKTIYGKQHAVKEMFATEKVVPNPEPSTSEKLNTKDK, from the coding sequence atgtgtgtagattataaggacttgaacaaggcatGTTCAAAATATTCTTTCCCCTTGTCAAACATTGATCGAATGATCGACACCACGGCTGGCCACGAGGAagcagaaggcatatctcagTGTCACAACGACACCGtggtaatctctatccttttgaataaaattcaagttaaacgtgttttagtAGATCTAGGTAGCTCAGCAAATATAATCAAATTGAGGGTTGTGGAACAACTCGGTCTACAAGATCAGATTGTGCATGCATCTTGGGTCCTGAATGGCTtaaacatggcaagcgaaacaacaaaaggagaaattaTCTTGCCAATAAACATAGTCGGGACCATACAAGATACaaagttccatgtcatcgaagatgacatgaggtataacgcattCCTCgagagaccatggatacacaacatgagggtagtGCCTTCAACTCTTCACCAGATAATGAAGTTCCCAACAGAGGAAGGAGTTAAAACAATCTACGGGAAGCAACATGCTGTAAAAGAGATGTTTGCAACCGAGAAAGTAGTGCCGAATCCAGAGCCTTCGACCTCAGAGAAGTTGAACACTAAAGATAAGTAG
- the LOC138873626 gene encoding uncharacterized protein: MCVDYKDLNKACSKYSFPLPNVDRMIDTTAGHEEAEGISQCHNDTVVISILLNKIQVKRVLVDPGSSANIIKSRVVEQLGLQDQIVHASWVLNGLNMARETTNGEIISPINIVRTIQDTKFHVIEDDMRYNAFLGRPWIHNMRAVPSTLHQMMKFPTEEGVKTIYGKQHIVKEMFATEQVVSNPKPSTLEK; this comes from the coding sequence atgtgtgtagattataaggacttgaacaaggcatGTTCAAAATATTCTTTCCCCTTGCCAAACGTCGATCGAATGATCGATACCACGGCTGGCCACGAGGAagcagaaggcatatctcagTGTCACAATGACACCGtggtaatctctatccttttgaataaaattcaagttaaacgtgttttagtagatccaggtagctcagcaaatATAATCAAATCGAGGGTCGTGGAACAACTCGGTCTACAAGATCAGATTGTGCATGCATCTTGGGTCCTGAATGGCTTAAACATGGCAAGAGAAACAACAAATGGAGAAATTATCTCGCCAATAAACATAGTCAGGACCATACAAGATACaaagttccatgtcatcgaagatgacatgaggtataacgcattcctcgggagaccatggatacacaacatgagggcggtgccttcaactcttcaccagatgatgaagttcccaacagaGGAAGGAGTAAAAACAATCTACGGGAAGCAACATATTGTAAAGGAGATGTTTGCAACCGAGCAAGTAGTGTCGAATCCAAAGCCTTCGACCTTAGAGAAGTAG